CGTTCGCTGCGTGGGAACGAAAGAGGCCGACCGCTTGGGTGCCACGGTCGGCCTCTTGAAATCGACCGGGCAGGTAGCCCGTGGGTCGGAGACGGCATCGACCGTCGATCGGACGGGATGCCTTGCTGTGGATCATGTTCGCCGATGACGGCACCGATCCTCCAACCCAGCACGCACTTGGGTCGCACGGTCCGTCACACAGGGTGATCCGTGGTCAGGTTGTCCCCGTGTCGGTCAGCGACGCGGACGATCTGTCGGGGCGGTCGGGGCCTCGTCCATCGCTCGGGTGTCGCCGGCCCACTCGCGGAGCCGGGCCAGGCCCTCCTCGGGGGCCAGCACGACCAACCGGTCACCTGCTTCGACCGCCCGGCTGGCCCTGGGCTTGTTTACCCACCGGCCGGCCCGCTGCAGGGCCAGCACGTCGGCGCCGGTTGCCGTGCGGAGCTTCAGGTCCCGCAGCGTCCGGCCGACCATCGGCGATCCGTCCTGCACGATCGCATCGTTGATCTGCTCCTCGGTGTCGCTCAGCGCCGCGCGGATGACCGGGTGGGTCTCCTCCGGGGACTCCGCCAGGCGGGTCATCTCCTGGGCGGCGTCGGCGATGGCCTCCGCGGACAGCCCGATCTGCAGCAGCGCCCGCAGGTCGTCCAGCTCGTCGTCGTCGGTCAGCTCCCGCGCCGCGCGCAGGACCCAGTGCTGCAGCTGGTGGTACAGCGCGTCGCAGCGGTCCTCGATGCCCGACACCTCGCTGGCCAGGCCCGTGTCGTCGAACAGGACCGCGGAGTAGGCCAGCCCGACGGCGGCCTCCGCGGCGTTCTTCATCTCCACGAGGATGTCCACCGCCCGGTCGAGGTCGGTCAGGCGGCCCCCCGCGACGGGCTTGTGCAGGCCGAGCGGTTTGCCGCCGGCCAGCTCGCGCATCAGGTCCACGCCCTCCGCCGGACCCTGCATGAACAGGACGTCCCCCCGCAGGAGCGTCATGCCGGCGTCCGGACCGTGCTCGTACTCCACCTCCCGCCGGACCGCGATCACCCACATGCCGGTCCGGGCCGGTAGGGCGAGGTCGCGAAGCGTGGCGCCGATCATCTCCGAGCCCTTGCGGATCTTGACGCGCGCGGTCACCTCGTCGGCGTAGCGCAGGTCGTCCCGGAGCGCCGGGGGCACACCGAGGTTGCGCAGCTGGACGCGGGCAACGTC
The nucleotide sequence above comes from Euzebya pacifica. Encoded proteins:
- a CDS encoding potassium channel family protein, encoding MRRTVKDLLSAGKDATELMLDLAFASVFLDEEKLAREVLRLEDRMGEAVRELRIMCMLASRSPEDAQQLAGVLALVNAMEAIADAAEDVARVQLRNLGVPPALRDDLRYADEVTARVKIRKGSEMIGATLRDLALPARTGMWVIAVRREVEYEHGPDAGMTLLRGDVLFMQGPAEGVDLMRELAGGKPLGLHKPVAGGRLTDLDRAVDILVEMKNAAEAAVGLAYSAVLFDDTGLASEVSGIEDRCDALYHQLQHWVLRAARELTDDDELDDLRALLQIGLSAEAIADAAQEMTRLAESPEETHPVIRAALSDTEEQINDAIVQDGSPMVGRTLRDLKLRTATGADVLALQRAGRWVNKPRASRAVEAGDRLVVLAPEEGLARLREWAGDTRAMDEAPTAPTDRPRR